The Oncorhynchus kisutch isolate 150728-3 linkage group LG20, Okis_V2, whole genome shotgun sequence genome has a segment encoding these proteins:
- the LOC109865504 gene encoding myosin-binding protein C, fast-type isoform X1 — MPEAADDAVKPEGEEGEAPAEAEEKPAEDDEGLPEGEEGVHQSQEITGLFLQHPETTVAITGTDIVFTAKVDSTTLSRKPTIKWLKGKWLDLGSKAGKHMQFKETFDRATKIYTWDMKIIKVVPGDAGAYRCEVTSKDKCDSSAFDISVEAVHTEEEHDIMAAFKRTDAGEDEGSLDFSALLKATKKKKKPVVDEEKADVWEILKNAQPSEYEKIAFEYGITDLRGLLKRLKKMKTVEPKHSDAFLKRMESAYSVDKGKKIVLQVEVVDPNAQVKWLKNGQEIKSSAKYIIESIGNIRTLTINKCSLADDAAYECVIGEEKSFTEVFVKEPPVTITKLLDDYHVVVGERVEFEVEVSVEGAHVNWMFEDQELSRDSHKYRFKKDGLKHMLIIQEASLDDIGMYWCFTNGGRTKGELEVEEKELEVLQNIADLTVKAEEQAMFKCEVSDEKVTGKWLKDGVEVVPSSHIKLTHIGRIHRLTIDDVKPEDAGDYTFIPDGYALSLSAKLNFLEIKIDYVPRQDPPKIHLDTTGNMVSQNTIIVVAGNKLRLDVEISGEPPPTVVWAKGDTAITAVEGRVRTENRKDLSCFVIEGAEREDEGNYSIIVTNPAGEDKAHLLVKIVDVPDCPENVKCTSVGEDCATMVWEPPKFDGGAPVTGYLMERKKKGSTRWTKLNFDVYEGVTYEAKRMIEGVLYEMRVYAVNGIGMSQPSLNSKPFMPIAATSEPLGLKVHDVTDTTCTLKWLAPEKIGAGGLDGYVIEYCKEGDTEWVVANTELVERQTYTVRNLPTAEKINFRVVAVNIAGRSPPTGLTQPVTIREIVELPKIRLPRYLRQKYIRRVGDKINLTIPFQGKPRPKVQWYKDGEELDSRVASVRNSEVDSILFIRSAERSHSGKYELVLQIENMEARAILEIRIVETPGPPEVVKVTDVWGFNAALEWKPPKDDGNCDITGYTIQKADKKTNEWFTIYEHNRRTNCTASDLIMGNEYMFRVYSENLVGKSEDCCLSKDTAIIPKIGLEYNPPPFKEKDMQSAPKFIQPLLDRSVVAGYSTAISCAVRGYPKPKIRWLRNKIPLDENPRFLMQNNQGVLTLNIRKPSQYDGGKFTCKAINPLGEDVVECTLLVRALKDKEDGDEK, encoded by the exons GGGTCCATCAGTCGCAGGAGATTACAGGACTGTTTCTTCAGCACCCCGAGACTACGGTTGCCATAACAG GTACGGACATTGTGTTTACTGCCAAAGTGGACTCTACTACACTATCAAGGAAACCAACCATTAAATGGCTGAAGGGGAAGTGGCTGGACCTGGGCAGCAAAGCAGGAAAACACATGCAGTTCAAAGAGACTTTTGACAGAGCCACAAAG ATCTACACCTGGGACATGAAGATAATCAAGGTGGTCCCTGGTGATGCTGGGGCCTACAGGTGTGAGGTCACCTCCAAAGACAAGTGCGACAGCAGCGCTTTTGACATCTCCGTGGAGG CTGTGCATACTGAGGAGGAACATGATATTATGGCCGCATTCAAAAGAAC GGATGCTGGAGAGGATGAAGGCAGTTTGGATTTCAGTGCTTTGCTGAAAGCTACCAAGAA GAAGAAGAAGCCAGTCGTAGACGAGGAGAAGGCAGACGTGTGGGAAATCCTGAAGAACGCTCAACCCAGCGAGTATGAGAAGATTGCTTTTGAGTACGGCATTACAGACCTGAGGGGTCTGCTCAAGCGTCTGAAGAAGATGAAGACGGTTGAACCCAAGCACAGCGACG CTTTCCTAAAGAGAATGGAGTCTGCCTACTCTGTGGATAAGGGCAAGAAAATCGTACTGCAGGTGGAAGTGGTTGACCCAAATGCCCAGGTCAAATGGTTGAAGAACGGTCAGGAGATAAAATCATCAGCCAA GTACATCATAGAATCAATTGGCAACATCAGGACGCTCACCATCAACAAGTGTAGCCTGGCTGACGACGCTGCGTACGAGTGTGTGATCGGGGAAGAGAAGTCCTTCACAGAGGTGTTTGTCAAAG AGCCCCCGGTCACCATCACCAAGCTGCTGGATGACTACCACgtggtggtgggagagagggtggagttTGAGGTGGAGGTGTCTGTGGAGGGAGCACACGTTAACTG GATGTTTGAGGACCAAGAACTCTCCAGGGACTCCCATAAGTACCGCTTTAAGAAGGACGGGTTGAAGCACATGCTCATCATCCAAGAGGCTTCGCTGGATGACATTGGAATGTACTGGTGCTTCACCAACGGCGGGCGAACCAAAGGAGAGCTGGAAGTTGAAG AGAAAGAACTGGAGGTGTTGCAGAACATCGCTGACCTGACGGTGAAGGCTGAGGAACAGGCCATGTTCAAGTGTGAGGTGTCTGATGAGAAGGTGACAGGGAAATGGCTCAAAGATGGCGTGGAGGTGGTGCCCAGCAGTCACATCAAGCTGACCCACATCGGAAG AATCCATCGGCTTACCATAGACGACGTCAAGCCTGAGGACGCTGGAGACTATACGTTTATCCCAGACGGATATGCCCTCTCACTGTCCGCCAAACTCAACTTCCTgg AAATTAAGATCGACTATGTCCCCCGCCAAG ACCCACCCAAGATCCATCTAGACACCACCGGCAACATGGTTTCCCAGAACACCATCATTGTGGTGGCTGGCAACAAGCTGCGCCTGGATGTGGAGATCTCTGGAGAGCCTCCTCCCACTGTCGTCTGGGCAAAGGGAGACACG GCAATCACAGCTGTGGAGGGGCGTGTGAGGACGGAGAACCGGAAGGACCTGAGCTGCTTCGTCatagagggggcagagagagaggatgagggcaACTACTCCATCATTGTCACCAACCCTGCCGGAGAGGACAAGGCTCATCTGTTGGTCAAGATTGTTGATGTGCCTGACTGCCCTGAGAATGTAAAGTGTACCTCGGTGGGAGAAGACTGTGCCACCATGGTCTGGGAGCCACCCAAGTTCGACGGAGGCGCACCAGTCACAG gCTATCTCatggagaggaagaagaagggcTCCACCAGGTGGACGAAGCTCAACTTTGACGTGTACGAGGGGGTGACGTACGAAGCCAAGAGGATGATTGAGGGCGTGCTCTACGAGATGAGAGTGTACGCCGTCAACGGCATTGGCATGTCCCAGCCCAGCCTCAATTCCAAACCCTTCATGCCCATCG CTGCTACCAGTGAGCCTCTGGGCCTCAAGGTGCATGATGTCACAGACACCACATGCACCCTGAAGTGGCTGGCCCCTGAGAAGATCGGTGCCGGAGGCCTGGACGGATACGTTATTGAGTACTGCaaggagggag ACACGGAGTGGGTGGTAGCGAACACTGAGCTGGTGGAGAGACAGACTTACACGGTCCGCAACCTCCCCACTGCGGAGAAGATCAATTTCAGAGTGGTGGCCGTGAACATTGCTGGACGCAGCCCCCCTACCGGCCTGACCCAGCCCGTCACTATCCGCGAGATCGTGG AACTGCCCAAGATCCGCCTCCCTCGCTACTTGAGACAGAAGTACATTAGAAGAGTGGGCGACAAAATCAACCTGACCATCCCCTTCCAG GGTAAGCCACGTCCCAAAGTGCAATGGTACAAGGATGGGGAGGAGCTTGACAGTCGAGTTGCCAGCGTACGCAATTCCGAAGTGGACTCTATCCTGTTCATCCGCTCAGCTGAGAGATCCCACTCTGGGAAGTACGAGTTGGTCCTGCAGATTGAGAACATGGAGGCCAGGGCTATTCTGGAAATCAGGATCGTAG AGACACCGGGGCCTCCCGAGGTAGTGAAGGTCACAGATGTTTGGGGCTTCAACGCTGCGCTGGAGTGGAAGCCACCAAAGGACGACGGCAACTGTGATATCACCGGTTACACAATACAGAAGGCGGACAAGAAGACAAAT gaaTGGTTCACTATCTACGAGCACAACAGGAGGACAAACTGCACAGCCTCAGACCTGATCATGGGAAATGAGTACATGTTCCGCGTCTACAGCGAGAACCTCGTTGGAAAGAGTGAGGATTGCTGCCTCAGCAAGGACACAGCCATCATACCTAAGATAG GATTGGAGTACAACCCACCTCCATTCAAGGAGAAGGATATGCAAAGCGCCCCCAAGTTCATACAGCCCCTGCTTGACAGGTCTGTGGTGGCAGGCTACAGTACCGCCATCAGCTGTGCTGTCAGGGGCTACCCCAAG CCTAAGATCAGGTGGTTGAGGAATAAGATTCCCTTGGACGAGAACCCTCGGTTCCTGATGCAGAACAACCAGGGGGTTTTGACCCTGAACATCCGCAAGCCCAGTCAGTATGACGGGGGCAAGTTCACCTGCAAGGCTATCAACCCTCTGGGGGAGGACGTCGTGGAGTGCACCCTGCTCGTACGAG CTCTCAAGGACAAGGAGGATGGAGATGAGAAATGA